In Virgibacillus sp. NKC19-16, a single genomic region encodes these proteins:
- a CDS encoding HIT family protein, whose amino-acid sequence MSHNDCIFCKILDGEIPSAKVYEDDHVYAFLDISQVTKGHTLIIPKTHTKNIYETPPEVAKELFARVPKIAGAIKEVYQPIGMNLLNNNEEPADQSVFHLHIHLIPRYGDGDGFSSNWTTHTNDYSSEDLQQIAKDINSTIDS is encoded by the coding sequence ATGAGCCATAACGATTGTATTTTTTGTAAGATTCTTGATGGAGAGATCCCCTCAGCCAAAGTGTATGAGGATGACCACGTGTATGCTTTCCTTGATATTAGCCAAGTAACAAAAGGACATACGCTCATAATTCCAAAAACGCACACGAAGAACATTTATGAAACACCGCCGGAAGTTGCTAAAGAATTATTTGCTCGTGTTCCAAAGATCGCAGGCGCCATTAAAGAAGTTTATCAACCAATTGGCATGAACCTGCTAAATAATAATGAGGAGCCTGCAGACCAATCTGTATTCCATTTACATATCCATCTAATCCCGCGATACGGGGATGGAGACGGCTTTTCATCCAATTGGACCACACACACTAACGACTATTCATCCGAAGACCTGCAGCAAATAGCTAAAGATATTAATAGCACAATCGACTCCTAA
- a CDS encoding ABC transporter ATP-binding protein: MEPLLHIDNLYGGYTHKNVLHGISFDVYPKEIVGLIGLNGAGKSTSIKHVIGLMHAKKGTVAINGKTFTESPASYRNQLAYIPEMPILYDELTLYEHLRLTAMAYDISEEDFEKRLTPLLKEFRMEKKLNWFPVHFSKGMRQKVMIMCAFLIEPPLYIVDEPFVGLDPLGIQSYLQLMDEMKNNGSGVLMSTHILATAERYCDRFIILHDGLIRANGTLEELREEFNMPGATLDDLYVQLTKEEDNHV; encoded by the coding sequence GTGGAACCATTGTTACATATTGATAACCTTTATGGAGGATACACACATAAAAATGTTTTACATGGAATTTCGTTTGATGTTTATCCAAAGGAAATTGTTGGATTGATCGGTTTGAACGGCGCCGGGAAGAGTACATCCATTAAACATGTTATTGGTTTAATGCATGCCAAAAAAGGCACTGTAGCTATAAATGGAAAGACGTTTACAGAAAGTCCCGCATCATATCGAAATCAACTGGCTTATATTCCGGAAATGCCGATATTGTACGATGAATTAACCCTTTATGAACATCTTCGTTTAACAGCGATGGCTTATGATATCTCTGAGGAAGATTTTGAAAAGAGATTAACGCCTCTCTTAAAAGAATTCCGTATGGAGAAAAAATTAAACTGGTTTCCGGTGCATTTTTCAAAAGGGATGCGGCAAAAAGTCATGATTATGTGTGCGTTTCTTATCGAGCCGCCCTTATATATTGTTGATGAGCCATTTGTTGGTTTAGACCCTTTAGGAATTCAATCTTATTTACAATTAATGGATGAAATGAAAAATAATGGATCCGGTGTGTTGATGTCCACGCATATTTTAGCTACTGCAGAGCGTTATTGTGATCGTTTCATCATTCTGCATGATGGCTTAATCCGAGCAAACGGAACATTGGAAGAGCTTCGTGAGGAGTTTAATATGCCTGGTGCTACGTTGGATGATTTATATGTGCAATTAACGAAGGAAGAAGATAACCATGTTTAA
- a CDS encoding ABC transporter permease, whose translation MFNSHEFFKQRLSAHMKELSRYLRYMFNGHLMIALFFFISVVAVYYQQWLAQLSEDFPTSLIIGALLGLLVSYSPVRTLLKEPDLVFLIAAESKMNAYFRNSLIYSFVIQLYVILLVVAALGPLYFAEFPDRSGNMYLLTIAIVLLFKVGNLIANWWMLKVREPGIRQVDLTVRTLLNITVFYFIIQGNMLMAGITTVLFTGVFLYDLNVSRKQPGVVWDLLVEKDQIRMQSFYRIANMFADVPHLKNRIKKRQWLVSMVSRLPFTQSHTFDYLYRITFVRSGDYLGMYIRLIIIGGLFIYFIPNVWVQILFVILFLYLSCFQMMTLYQHHRTTMWLDIYPVGKAYRQQSLVKLLFQLTLFQTVLFSLLFLFMQEYAGFVIALVSGTVFTFMFINGYVKSKLV comes from the coding sequence ATGTTTAATTCCCATGAATTTTTTAAACAGCGCCTTTCTGCTCACATGAAAGAGTTAAGCCGTTATTTACGGTATATGTTTAATGGACATCTCATGATTGCACTGTTCTTTTTTATTTCTGTCGTCGCTGTCTATTATCAGCAGTGGTTAGCACAGCTTTCGGAAGACTTTCCTACTTCGTTGATCATCGGCGCGTTGCTTGGACTATTGGTAAGTTACAGTCCTGTTCGAACATTGTTAAAAGAACCTGATTTGGTTTTTCTTATCGCTGCTGAAAGTAAAATGAACGCCTATTTCCGCAATTCCCTTATTTACAGCTTCGTGATTCAGTTATACGTTATTTTGCTTGTTGTCGCTGCACTCGGGCCATTATATTTTGCTGAGTTTCCCGATAGATCCGGAAATATGTATTTACTCACGATTGCTATTGTTCTCCTATTTAAAGTAGGAAATCTTATTGCAAATTGGTGGATGCTTAAGGTAAGAGAACCAGGTATAAGACAAGTAGATTTGACAGTCCGTACATTGCTGAATATAACTGTATTCTACTTCATCATTCAGGGTAATATGCTAATGGCCGGGATAACGACAGTATTATTTACAGGTGTATTCCTATATGATTTAAACGTGTCCCGGAAGCAACCTGGGGTCGTCTGGGATTTATTAGTGGAAAAGGATCAAATCCGGATGCAGTCATTTTACCGGATTGCAAATATGTTTGCAGATGTACCTCATTTGAAGAATCGCATTAAAAAACGGCAATGGCTCGTGTCCATGGTAAGCAGGCTGCCTTTTACGCAGTCGCATACATTTGATTATTTATATCGGATTACATTTGTACGCAGTGGTGATTATTTAGGGATGTATATTCGTTTGATCATTATCGGTGGTTTGTTTATTTATTTCATTCCTAATGTTTGGGTGCAGATCCTGTTTGTAATACTATTCTTATACTTAAGTTGTTTCCAGATGATGACATTATATCAGCATCATCGAACCACGATGTGGCTTGATATTTATCCGGTTGGAAAAGCGTATAGGCAGCAGTCTTTGGTTAAATTATTGTTCCAGTTAACACTCTTTCAAACCGTATTATTTTCCTTGTTGTTTCTCTTCATGCAGGAATACGCTGGATTTGTTATTGCTTTGGTAAGTGGAACAGTTTTTACCTTCATGTTTATTAATGGATATGTGAAAAGCAAACTCGTGTAG
- a CDS encoding M20 family metallopeptidase, whose translation MLKNIHESIDNLYPEMVNIRRYLHQHPELSFQETETANYIAAFYEKLGIPYQTKVGGNGIIATLKGGKPGKTVALRADFDALPIQDEKDVPYKSKVNGVMHACGHDGHTSTLLTLAKVMKEYQEELPGTIEFVHQHAEEYAPGGAKPIVDSGALDHVDAVFGTHLWATTPLGVLQTSKDVFMAGADRFEIIIQGQGGHGAYPHETKDAIVLGSEVISQLQQVVSRRIDPLETAVVTIGIFEAGNAFNVIADQAKLVGTVRYLNPEIQEQAIAEMEKVIKGICVTNDASYTFDYVKGYPPLVNHEKEAELVLEASKEVEEIHTAEEVVPVMGGEDFAYYTLKKPGAYFFTGANLDGNPYPHHHPKFDIDERALPIAAKTLIQAYFAYQNESNS comes from the coding sequence TTGCTTAAAAACATACATGAATCGATTGATAATTTATACCCCGAAATGGTAAACATAAGAAGATACTTACATCAGCACCCGGAACTTTCCTTTCAAGAAACCGAAACCGCAAATTACATCGCGGCCTTTTATGAAAAATTAGGAATCCCCTATCAAACAAAGGTTGGCGGTAATGGCATAATCGCAACATTAAAAGGAGGAAAACCCGGAAAGACAGTAGCATTACGCGCTGACTTTGACGCACTTCCAATCCAAGATGAAAAAGACGTACCCTACAAATCAAAAGTGAATGGCGTGATGCATGCATGTGGCCATGATGGACATACATCGACATTACTTACGCTTGCAAAAGTAATGAAAGAATATCAGGAAGAGTTGCCAGGCACGATTGAATTTGTCCATCAGCATGCAGAAGAATATGCACCAGGCGGAGCGAAGCCTATTGTGGATTCAGGTGCATTAGATCATGTCGATGCCGTTTTTGGCACACATCTCTGGGCAACAACGCCACTTGGGGTACTGCAAACGTCCAAAGATGTGTTTATGGCAGGTGCTGATCGTTTCGAGATCATCATTCAAGGTCAAGGTGGTCACGGTGCTTATCCGCATGAAACAAAAGATGCGATCGTTCTCGGTTCTGAGGTAATCTCGCAACTCCAGCAAGTTGTAAGCAGAAGAATAGATCCACTTGAAACTGCTGTTGTAACGATCGGTATCTTTGAAGCTGGCAACGCCTTTAATGTTATAGCTGATCAGGCAAAATTAGTCGGTACAGTACGGTATCTGAATCCGGAAATCCAGGAGCAAGCCATTGCCGAAATGGAAAAAGTTATTAAAGGTATATGTGTAACAAACGATGCTTCCTATACCTTTGACTATGTAAAAGGCTATCCACCACTAGTCAACCATGAAAAAGAAGCAGAACTGGTTCTTGAAGCGAGCAAGGAAGTAGAAGAAATTCATACAGCCGAGGAAGTAGTTCCAGTAATGGGAGGAGAAGACTTCGCCTATTACACCCTTAAAAAACCGGGAGCGTACTTTTTCACAGGAGCAAATCTTGACGGTAACCCTTATCCGCATCATCATCCGAAATTTGATATTGATGAGCGCGCACTACCTATTGCCGCCAAGACATTGATTCAGGCTTATTTTGCTTATCAGAACGAATCTAATTCATAA
- a CDS encoding ferritin-like domain-containing protein: MDKRLQNLIDGLNEDLAHEYGAAIQYTYSASVVSGLYRAALKPFFESEISDEFGHALYLSEKIKSLGGTPTTTAADVPQPTGVKDLLEATLQAESDTIDRYEKRKKQADELGYTELVVKLEDLIADETNHKEEVERLLDDPRLSK; the protein is encoded by the coding sequence ATGGATAAAAGGTTACAAAATCTAATTGATGGGTTAAATGAAGACTTGGCACATGAATATGGTGCTGCAATTCAGTATACGTATAGTGCCTCTGTAGTTTCAGGCTTATACCGAGCTGCTTTAAAACCATTTTTTGAATCAGAAATTTCAGATGAGTTTGGACATGCTTTGTATTTATCCGAGAAAATCAAATCACTTGGGGGCACACCGACAACAACCGCTGCTGACGTACCACAGCCAACGGGCGTGAAAGATCTTTTAGAAGCAACCCTTCAAGCTGAATCAGATACAATCGATCGCTATGAAAAACGCAAAAAACAAGCTGATGAATTAGGCTACACAGAGCTTGTTGTAAAACTGGAAGATTTAATTGCCGATGAAACCAACCATAAAGAAGAAGTTGAGCGCTTGTTAGATGATCCTAGGTTATCTAAATAA
- a CDS encoding phosphatase PAP2 family protein, with product MINKQKYIILFLFVLMILTVGIWIIRIVSGSAPYVDQWTRDLVARLDGSWIYTFFRAVTEFGSQPFLLPFTIIMALFLWWLFKDWLPALIFSGGTLISHLFNLLIKEIVERDRPSILEAANAEGYSFPSGHAMISMVCYGLLAYFLVKKLTSSKAIFFTQLFFAFVVFLIGISRYFINVHYLTDVVSGFLFGFLCLIGLIYLYEFIQKQRR from the coding sequence ATGATAAATAAACAAAAATATATTATTCTTTTTCTGTTCGTGTTGATGATACTTACGGTAGGGATCTGGATAATAAGAATCGTTAGCGGGAGTGCCCCATATGTGGATCAGTGGACACGTGATCTAGTGGCAAGGCTTGATGGTTCGTGGATATATACATTTTTCCGAGCCGTAACTGAATTTGGTTCACAGCCCTTTCTGCTGCCATTTACAATAATTATGGCCCTTTTTCTGTGGTGGTTGTTTAAGGACTGGCTTCCTGCTTTGATTTTTAGTGGGGGCACGTTGATAAGTCATTTATTTAATTTACTTATAAAAGAAATCGTTGAAAGAGATAGACCGAGTATTTTGGAAGCAGCTAATGCAGAGGGGTATAGTTTTCCTTCGGGACATGCGATGATATCGATGGTTTGCTACGGCTTATTGGCCTATTTTCTTGTTAAAAAATTAACCTCATCCAAAGCTATATTTTTTACACAGCTGTTTTTTGCGTTTGTTGTTTTTCTCATTGGAATCAGCAGGTATTTCATTAATGTTCATTATTTAACAGATGTTGTTTCAGGGTTTTTATTTGGTTTTCTTTGTCTGATCGGATTGATTTATCTATATGAATTTATTCAGAAGCAGCGGAGGTGA
- a CDS encoding disulfide oxidoreductase encodes MSKMSKKAENLLLLIWVQAFVALAGSLFYSEVMGYVPCELCWIQRILMYPLVVIYGLAAIKKEITIALPGLILSGIGMFVSTYHYLVQKLPVLQEAGGACGLVPCNAAYVNYFGFITIPFLAGVAFIIIFVLHLMILKTTRGN; translated from the coding sequence ATGAGTAAAATGAGCAAAAAGGCAGAAAACCTGTTATTGTTAATATGGGTCCAAGCGTTTGTGGCTTTAGCAGGTAGTTTGTTTTATTCGGAAGTGATGGGATATGTTCCGTGTGAACTTTGTTGGATACAACGAATTTTAATGTATCCATTAGTTGTTATATACGGTCTAGCAGCGATTAAAAAGGAAATTACCATCGCATTACCTGGACTGATTTTAAGCGGGATTGGTATGTTTGTTTCTACCTATCACTATTTGGTTCAAAAATTACCCGTATTGCAAGAAGCAGGGGGTGCCTGTGGACTTGTACCATGTAATGCAGCATATGTGAACTACTTTGGCTTTATTACGATTCCATTCTTAGCGGGCGTAGCATTTATTATTATTTTTGTATTACATCTTATGATTTTAAAAACAACTAGGGGGAATTAA
- a CDS encoding thioredoxin family protein — MKKKLFIFGGIIIVLFVALFFVTNYQNNQTVENEDNPYGTTDLEQGTIDQLDDPLYDNQVMPDELSETVESGEEATVYFYSPDCAYCQQTTPYLAPLAEDMEVDLKKFNLLEFGQESLAYGIESTPTVVHYENGEEVSRLVGQHPEEEYEAFFDQYVLD, encoded by the coding sequence ATGAAGAAGAAATTGTTTATCTTTGGTGGCATTATCATTGTATTGTTTGTTGCGCTATTCTTTGTTACAAATTACCAAAACAATCAAACTGTCGAAAATGAGGATAATCCGTATGGAACAACTGATTTAGAGCAGGGAACAATTGATCAGTTGGATGATCCATTATATGACAATCAGGTCATGCCTGACGAGCTAAGTGAAACAGTGGAAAGTGGAGAAGAAGCTACGGTTTATTTTTATAGTCCAGATTGTGCCTATTGCCAACAAACAACTCCTTATCTAGCACCATTAGCTGAAGATATGGAAGTAGATTTGAAAAAATTCAACTTGTTGGAATTTGGCCAGGAAAGTTTGGCATACGGTATTGAATCAACACCAACTGTAGTTCATTACGAAAATGGGGAAGAAGTTTCGCGTTTAGTAGGTCAGCACCCTGAAGAGGAATACGAGGCATTTTTCGATCAATATGTTTTGGATTAA